The proteins below come from a single Rhizobium rhizoryzae genomic window:
- a CDS encoding dihydrodipicolinate synthase family protein, translating into MSNIKGVIPAVPTPFTANGEIAIDAFIEHCQWCLNNGASALNVLGTTGEANSLSVAQRKQVMTAAATQLDRSRLMVGTAVPDLATTIELTKLAAELGFAAALVLPPFYYKPVAEDGLFAWFSRIIEATADRPIDIYLYNFPQLTGIAFSPSFAARLKAAFPERLKGAKDSSGNLDYARELTAIADFAVFPSSETSLAQADQSGFAGCISASVNVDPRCSDLLWRDQENAELQTHVRELRTGIAAYPLVAAVKHLVGRRSGNQVWSNVMPPNMPLTDPAAQSSLADLVEAREKAA; encoded by the coding sequence ATGTCCAATATCAAGGGGGTGATCCCCGCCGTACCGACGCCGTTTACAGCAAACGGCGAAATCGCCATCGATGCCTTCATCGAACATTGCCAATGGTGCCTGAACAATGGTGCTTCCGCTCTCAACGTGCTTGGCACGACGGGCGAAGCCAATTCGCTTTCCGTTGCTCAGCGCAAGCAGGTCATGACAGCTGCGGCGACGCAACTTGACCGTTCTCGCCTGATGGTGGGAACGGCAGTGCCAGACCTGGCCACCACGATCGAATTGACGAAACTTGCCGCTGAACTCGGATTTGCGGCAGCTCTCGTCTTGCCGCCCTTCTATTACAAGCCCGTAGCGGAAGATGGGCTGTTTGCCTGGTTCAGCCGGATCATCGAGGCGACGGCGGATCGCCCCATCGACATCTACCTCTATAACTTCCCGCAGCTTACCGGCATCGCATTCAGCCCGTCCTTTGCCGCGCGCCTCAAGGCAGCTTTTCCCGAGCGTCTCAAGGGTGCGAAGGACAGTTCCGGCAATCTGGATTACGCTCGCGAACTCACGGCGATCGCAGATTTCGCGGTCTTCCCCAGCAGCGAAACATCATTGGCGCAAGCGGATCAGTCAGGCTTTGCCGGCTGCATCTCAGCCTCCGTCAATGTCGATCCTCGCTGCTCCGATCTCCTGTGGCGGGATCAAGAAAACGCTGAACTTCAGACACACGTTCGAGAGCTCAGAACCGGCATTGCCGCCTATCCGCTGGTCGCAGCCGTCAAGCATCTGGTAGGTCGCCGCAGCGGAAATCAGGTCTGGTCGAATGTCATGCCGCCCAATATGCCGCTGACCGATCCGGCTGCACAATCGTCTCTGGCGGATCTGGTTGAGGCCCGTGAAAAGGCCGCCTGA
- a CDS encoding LysR family transcriptional regulator, translating into MHASILKYFAAVARSGSIRKASEELHVATSALSRQIKKLEDELGIPLFERLPDGLRLTGAGRIVLRHAKATLQDYEVMRGELGDLAGKITGRIPIACLDSLAITFMPQCLTDFMRSHPAVDFRIRTENYARIFRLLTDDDVDVGITFDIARPGDVRLLSSVPMPIMAIVAKGHPLAKMKTVSVEQCAQFKLLLQLDNDVTSWMFSLELGALERHARALVSSNNQMMLKPLILSGAGVAFYTPMGFYEELKSGEVLALPISGVRNEAAQLGVIIPRTRKLPYASEVMAGYLSDRLAKFAATIEEIVAR; encoded by the coding sequence ATGCACGCCAGCATCCTCAAGTATTTTGCGGCCGTTGCCCGCTCCGGCTCCATTCGCAAGGCCTCCGAAGAGTTGCATGTGGCGACCTCCGCGCTCAGTCGCCAGATCAAAAAGCTGGAGGATGAGCTCGGCATCCCATTGTTCGAGCGGCTGCCGGACGGGTTGCGGCTGACGGGGGCAGGAAGGATCGTGCTTCGCCATGCTAAGGCCACGCTGCAGGATTACGAGGTCATGCGAGGCGAGCTTGGTGATCTCGCCGGGAAAATCACCGGTCGAATTCCGATTGCGTGTCTGGACAGTCTGGCGATCACTTTCATGCCTCAGTGCCTGACGGATTTCATGCGCAGCCATCCGGCAGTCGACTTTCGCATTCGCACGGAAAATTATGCCCGGATATTTCGCTTGCTGACGGATGACGATGTGGATGTGGGCATCACATTCGATATCGCCCGGCCCGGTGATGTGCGCCTGCTTTCGTCGGTGCCTATGCCCATCATGGCAATTGTTGCGAAGGGGCACCCGCTGGCCAAGATGAAAACAGTCTCCGTCGAGCAATGCGCCCAGTTCAAGCTCCTGCTGCAACTCGATAATGACGTGACAAGCTGGATGTTTTCGCTGGAACTCGGCGCGCTGGAGCGGCATGCTCGTGCATTGGTTTCCAGCAACAATCAGATGATGCTGAAGCCACTGATCCTTTCCGGCGCGGGTGTCGCCTTCTATACGCCCATGGGCTTTTACGAGGAATTGAAGTCGGGTGAAGTGCTGGCGCTGCCGATTTCCGGCGTCAGAAACGAAGCCGCGCAATTGGGCGTGATCATTCCCAGAACCCGCAAGTTGCCCTATGCATCGGAGGTCATGGCCGGATATCTCTCTGACCGCCTCGCAAAGTTTGCGGCGACGATCGAGGAGATCGTCGCCCGTTGA
- a CDS encoding enoyl-CoA hydratase-related protein, with translation MSVQFVVIDRVARVTLERPERMNAVDAATEAALEAIWQEIEGRDDISCVVLTGSGAKAFCAGADMKGVDKSGIEYWAEDRPNGFGGLSFRRSLDVPVIARVNGFALGGGFEMVLGCDIVIAASNARFGLPEARVGRMPLDGGMVLLQRKIPHNRAMAVLMTGRQFSAAEMYELGIVNEVVQPEYLDEAVERWVSEIVACAPLSLKAIKHTVNRTGHLSPAEAQALRTKPLVRALQSEDAQEGVTAFLEKRKPVWKGR, from the coding sequence ATGAGCGTACAGTTCGTGGTGATTGATCGGGTCGCGCGGGTCACGCTTGAACGGCCCGAGCGAATGAATGCTGTCGATGCCGCGACGGAAGCTGCACTCGAAGCAATCTGGCAGGAAATCGAGGGCCGCGACGACATCAGCTGCGTGGTGCTGACTGGGTCCGGCGCAAAAGCCTTCTGTGCCGGTGCGGATATGAAGGGAGTCGATAAATCCGGCATCGAATATTGGGCGGAAGATCGGCCCAATGGCTTCGGCGGGCTTTCCTTCCGCCGCAGTCTTGATGTTCCGGTGATTGCACGCGTCAATGGCTTTGCGCTCGGCGGCGGGTTCGAGATGGTGCTCGGCTGCGATATCGTGATTGCCGCATCGAATGCTCGTTTCGGCCTGCCAGAGGCGCGGGTGGGGCGCATGCCGCTCGATGGCGGCATGGTGCTGCTGCAACGGAAAATTCCACATAATCGCGCCATGGCCGTTCTGATGACCGGCCGGCAATTCAGCGCCGCCGAGATGTACGAATTAGGGATTGTCAATGAAGTTGTGCAACCCGAGTATCTGGACGAAGCGGTCGAGCGCTGGGTCAGTGAAATTGTTGCCTGTGCGCCGCTGTCGCTGAAGGCCATCAAGCATACGGTCAATCGGACGGGGCATCTTTCGCCTGCCGAGGCGCAGGCCTTGCGCACCAAGCCGCTTGTCCGTGCTCTGCAAAGCGAAGACGCGCAGGAAGGCGTGACAGCTTTTCTCGAGAAGCGAAAGCCGGTCTGGAAGGGACGCTGA
- a CDS encoding CaiB/BaiF CoA transferase family protein: MNTLPLSGIRVVDFTQVMLGPCCTQMLGDYGADVIKIEKEKIGDLSRWSLGSDPDGLNNPVFCSLNRNKRSLALDLKREDARASVLALIDQADVVVNNFRPGVMERMGFGYEALKKRNPKLIYAVGTGYGLTGPYEHKGGQDVLAQAVSGVMRRKSDQSHPLSIYATPLADFSAGMHLVQGILLALLHRGKTGEGQQVAVSLYSSMLAMQMQEGTVHMMRNKELNWGAFPLTGVFETTDSAIVMVGAFKQNPLQDICKALEIEDLSANPRYANFDVQMQHRPELQTVFREEFKKNSTAHWVKRLEEVDILCAPVRTIAEALEDEQTLINRMILEAGETAAGPIRLIGSPIDMSAAPVSVRIPPPRLGEHNGEILASIGPDGREDAA, from the coding sequence ATGAACACTCTTCCCCTTTCCGGCATTCGTGTCGTGGATTTCACGCAAGTGATGCTTGGTCCCTGCTGCACGCAGATGCTGGGTGACTACGGCGCCGATGTCATCAAGATAGAGAAGGAGAAGATCGGCGATCTCTCCCGTTGGTCGCTGGGCTCGGATCCAGACGGTCTGAACAACCCGGTCTTCTGCTCGCTCAATCGCAACAAGCGCAGTCTGGCGCTGGATCTGAAACGGGAAGATGCGCGCGCAAGCGTGCTGGCGCTGATCGATCAGGCGGATGTCGTCGTCAACAATTTCCGCCCCGGTGTGATGGAGCGGATGGGGTTTGGCTATGAGGCGCTGAAAAAGCGCAACCCCAAGCTCATCTATGCTGTCGGCACCGGCTACGGTCTGACGGGTCCCTACGAGCACAAGGGCGGACAGGATGTGCTTGCTCAGGCGGTATCCGGCGTCATGCGGCGCAAGTCCGATCAGAGCCATCCGCTTTCCATCTACGCCACGCCGCTCGCGGATTTCTCAGCAGGCATGCATCTCGTACAGGGAATTCTGCTGGCGCTTCTTCATCGCGGAAAAACCGGGGAGGGCCAGCAGGTGGCTGTCAGCCTCTATTCCTCCATGCTTGCCATGCAGATGCAGGAAGGCACAGTGCATATGATGCGCAACAAGGAGCTGAACTGGGGCGCCTTTCCGCTGACCGGCGTCTTCGAGACGACCGACAGTGCAATCGTCATGGTCGGCGCCTTCAAGCAGAACCCGCTGCAGGATATCTGCAAGGCGCTGGAGATCGAGGATCTGTCAGCCAATCCGCGCTATGCCAATTTCGACGTTCAGATGCAGCATCGCCCGGAATTGCAGACCGTCTTCCGCGAGGAGTTCAAGAAGAATTCAACCGCCCATTGGGTCAAGCGCCTCGAGGAGGTGGATATACTCTGTGCGCCGGTTCGCACCATTGCCGAAGCGCTCGAAGACGAGCAGACGCTGATCAACCGCATGATCCTGGAGGCCGGGGAAACTGCGGCAGGGCCAATCCGGTTGATCGGCTCGCCCATCGATATGTCCGCCGCGCCGGTCAGCGTTCGTATTCCGCCGCCGCGCCTTGGTGAGCACAACGGTGAAATCCTCGCATCCATTGGCCCGGATGGCCGTGAGGATGCGGCATGA
- a CDS encoding FAD-dependent oxidoreductase, which yields MHATIHIPQRPATIVDRSDVVVVGGGPAGISAAISAARNGASVTLIERYPYLGGLAAGGMVLVLDDMVNGLEITVQGICTEMIERMRSKNLCVVPDENDRQIDQRDLPESWRRWARWGLFDFHTPTAPHPICYAAAFDPDGFKQVAYDIFSECRIKLRTHSWFSSAIVEDGVIKGVVCQTKSGLEAIMAGVVIDATGDLDVAANAGASHIEDTFILTTVSRWGGVDTEAAERFEFEEPEAFKALDHEAKRLIGGCWSYWWLKTPLPGVIWLNCPHMPKLSGLKVEDLAAAEVEGRARMGRLMEFARAKLPGFEDAYVVDFAPQTGVRQTRMLQGEYVVTKDDVMSRRHFADTICRGRDYYTPYRAMLPKEVDQLLVAGRHYSATPQAQKSSREIPPCMAMGEAAGIAATVALNAGTTVRKADIKSIQKQMRAQGADPGDTPSANASYLEAAE from the coding sequence ATGCACGCTACCATTCACATCCCTCAGCGCCCCGCGACTATTGTCGATAGATCCGATGTCGTTGTCGTCGGCGGTGGACCCGCCGGAATATCGGCCGCTATTTCTGCTGCCCGAAATGGCGCGTCAGTCACGCTCATCGAGCGCTATCCTTATCTCGGCGGCCTGGCTGCTGGCGGCATGGTGCTTGTGCTGGATGATATGGTGAATGGTCTGGAGATCACCGTTCAGGGCATCTGCACCGAGATGATCGAGCGCATGCGCTCCAAAAACCTCTGCGTCGTGCCGGATGAGAACGACCGACAGATCGATCAACGCGACTTGCCGGAGAGCTGGCGTCGCTGGGCACGCTGGGGTCTCTTCGATTTCCACACGCCGACCGCGCCACATCCCATCTGCTATGCCGCCGCCTTCGATCCTGATGGTTTCAAACAAGTGGCCTACGACATTTTCTCCGAATGCCGTATCAAGCTTCGCACCCATAGCTGGTTCTCCTCGGCAATCGTTGAAGACGGGGTCATCAAGGGCGTGGTGTGCCAGACCAAGTCCGGTCTCGAAGCCATCATGGCGGGCGTCGTGATCGATGCGACCGGGGATCTGGATGTGGCTGCCAATGCCGGTGCCTCGCATATTGAGGATACGTTTATCCTTACCACCGTCTCGCGCTGGGGCGGCGTCGATACGGAAGCTGCGGAACGTTTTGAGTTTGAGGAGCCGGAAGCCTTCAAGGCGCTCGATCATGAAGCCAAGCGTCTCATCGGCGGTTGCTGGTCTTATTGGTGGCTGAAGACGCCGCTGCCGGGCGTGATCTGGCTCAACTGCCCGCATATGCCGAAACTCTCCGGCCTCAAGGTTGAGGATCTGGCGGCGGCGGAAGTGGAGGGCAGGGCGCGGATGGGTCGCTTGATGGAGTTCGCCCGTGCCAAGCTTCCAGGGTTTGAGGACGCCTATGTGGTGGATTTTGCACCACAGACGGGGGTGCGCCAGACGCGCATGTTGCAGGGTGAATATGTGGTGACCAAGGATGACGTGATGAGCCGTAGGCATTTTGCGGATACCATCTGCCGCGGCCGCGACTACTACACACCCTACCGCGCCATGCTGCCCAAGGAAGTGGATCAGTTGCTGGTGGCCGGTCGCCATTATTCGGCAACGCCACAGGCGCAAAAATCCAGCCGTGAGATACCACCCTGCATGGCTATGGGCGAGGCGGCAGGCATCGCTGCCACTGTGGCCCTCAATGCCGGAACGACTGTGCGTAAAGCCGATATCAAATCCATACAAAAACAGATGCGCGCGCAAGGGGCCGATCCGGGCGACACCCCTTCCGCAAATGCCAGCTACCTGGAGGCAGCAGAATGA
- a CDS encoding ABC transporter permease, protein MRRAMRTNRLLAPVVDNLPAVLAIAGCVLLWQLIVWGFSVPTFMAPSPVAVLYAFKENGAILWSNLLPTLLEAALGLVFGNLVAVLLAVWFVYSPLAEKAFYPIAVIIKSIPIIALAPILVLLVGNGIAPKIIIAGLICFFPTLVNMVQGLKSASPAMLDLMRVLSASNSEIFWKVRLPASLPFLFAALKIAATSSVMGAIVAEWIGSSYGLGALIIEATYNFRSPLLYATVVIAATLAVVLFFVVSIAEKKVIRWKPSSHE, encoded by the coding sequence ATGCGGCGGGCCATGCGGACAAACCGATTGCTGGCACCAGTCGTCGATAACCTTCCCGCAGTTCTTGCCATTGCCGGATGTGTTCTGCTCTGGCAGCTCATTGTCTGGGGCTTTTCGGTGCCGACATTCATGGCACCAAGTCCGGTCGCGGTTCTGTATGCCTTCAAGGAAAACGGCGCGATACTGTGGAGCAATCTGCTACCGACCCTTCTGGAGGCGGCCCTTGGTCTCGTATTCGGAAACCTGGTAGCGGTTCTGCTGGCGGTCTGGTTCGTCTATAGTCCGCTGGCGGAAAAGGCTTTTTATCCAATCGCCGTCATCATCAAGTCAATCCCCATCATAGCCCTGGCGCCAATCCTCGTATTGTTGGTAGGCAATGGCATTGCGCCGAAGATCATCATTGCCGGGTTGATCTGCTTCTTCCCGACTTTGGTCAACATGGTACAAGGGCTGAAATCGGCGAGCCCGGCCATGCTCGATCTGATGCGGGTTCTGTCAGCCAGCAATAGCGAGATTTTCTGGAAGGTCCGTCTTCCAGCCTCTCTGCCATTCCTGTTTGCGGCCCTGAAAATCGCGGCGACCAGCAGCGTCATGGGTGCAATCGTGGCAGAATGGATTGGCTCAAGTTATGGGCTCGGCGCGCTGATCATCGAAGCAACCTATAACTTCCGCTCGCCATTGCTCTACGCAACGGTGGTTATCGCCGCGACGCTGGCCGTGGTGCTGTTCTTCGTCGTGTCCATTGCGGAGAAGAAGGTCATCCGCTGGAAGCCCTCCAGCCACGAATAG
- a CDS encoding ABC transporter ATP-binding protein: MALAQQKIDMQAPDPVSSAVSVDHLDVRFGSGQSEFTALKDVSLTIPRGALVTLIGPSGCGKSTLLRCIADLVHISEGSISVLGRTPQQAREGRDFAFVFQEATLLPWRTAIENVRLPLEVGKREDASGYADPGKLLALVGLKGRENALPHELSGGQRQRVAIARALVTRPRILLMDEPFGALDEITRDKLNEELLRLWKETGTTIVFVTHSIPEAVFLGEYVLMLAAHPGRVKEFMKVELPSERGLAMRDTVEFIRITAHLRRLLEEC, encoded by the coding sequence ATGGCTTTGGCTCAGCAAAAAATCGACATGCAAGCGCCGGATCCCGTTTCTTCGGCAGTGTCGGTGGATCATCTCGACGTCCGCTTCGGGAGCGGGCAATCGGAGTTCACGGCTCTGAAGGATGTCAGCCTGACAATCCCGAGGGGAGCGCTGGTGACGTTGATCGGACCGTCGGGTTGTGGAAAGTCCACGCTTTTGCGCTGCATCGCCGATCTCGTCCACATCAGCGAAGGGTCGATTTCCGTGCTGGGCCGCACGCCGCAGCAGGCACGCGAGGGACGCGATTTTGCCTTTGTGTTTCAGGAAGCAACGCTCCTTCCGTGGCGTACAGCAATTGAAAATGTCCGGCTGCCGCTCGAAGTTGGCAAGCGCGAGGATGCGTCAGGCTATGCCGATCCTGGGAAGCTTCTGGCACTCGTCGGACTAAAAGGTCGCGAGAACGCGCTGCCGCACGAACTCTCAGGGGGCCAGAGGCAACGCGTCGCCATCGCCCGCGCATTGGTCACACGCCCGCGCATCCTTTTGATGGACGAGCCGTTCGGAGCGCTGGATGAAATCACGCGCGACAAGCTGAACGAGGAACTGCTCCGGCTATGGAAGGAAACGGGCACCACCATCGTCTTCGTCACGCATTCGATCCCGGAAGCCGTGTTCCTTGGCGAATATGTGCTGATGCTGGCCGCCCATCCGGGCAGGGTAAAGGAATTCATGAAGGTGGAGCTGCCCTCCGAACGTGGCCTTGCGATGCGTGACACAGTCGAATTCATCCGCATCACTGCGCATCTTCGTCGTCTTCTGGAGGAATGCTGA
- a CDS encoding ABC transporter substrate-binding protein — MSEFAVSRRGFIQSAMAIGGIAAAQTLLTIEPASAASPAKIRMQLGWLASNGLLGEVVAMKKGYYAEQGLQLEIVPGGPNVDGVAGVASGQASIGQISSSPSVMLARGAGVPIKAIAAGYQKHPYAYFSRKSKPIRTAQDMIGKTVAIQPTGAILLRALLAKNNVPEDKVKIVNMGADMNQLVTGQADAVVGWITNTNALKVLGEDRVDLMLWDTGIQLYANVYYTTDKELAEHPKELAGWMAATARGWGYARAHQEEAVNLLVEAFPNLDKASEMEAIGPLMKFAFNETTKTGGWGAMTKENWSAQIKSYADLGQFKEKVPTVDDVMTLSVLEATADIRKQVG, encoded by the coding sequence ATGTCGGAATTCGCAGTCAGCAGAAGAGGTTTCATCCAATCCGCCATGGCGATCGGTGGCATTGCCGCAGCCCAGACGCTTCTTACCATAGAGCCTGCTTCGGCGGCCTCGCCCGCAAAAATTCGCATGCAACTCGGTTGGCTTGCGTCGAACGGTTTGCTTGGCGAAGTCGTTGCGATGAAGAAGGGGTACTACGCCGAGCAAGGTCTCCAGTTGGAGATTGTTCCCGGTGGCCCGAACGTTGATGGTGTTGCCGGGGTGGCATCGGGTCAGGCTTCAATTGGTCAGATTTCGTCCAGTCCATCGGTGATGCTCGCCAGAGGCGCGGGTGTGCCGATCAAGGCTATAGCGGCAGGATATCAAAAGCACCCTTATGCCTATTTCTCCCGCAAGAGTAAGCCGATCCGCACGGCGCAGGACATGATCGGCAAGACGGTCGCCATTCAGCCAACCGGCGCTATCCTGCTGCGTGCGCTTCTCGCGAAGAACAATGTGCCCGAAGACAAGGTCAAGATCGTCAACATGGGCGCAGATATGAACCAGTTGGTCACTGGCCAGGCAGACGCCGTTGTTGGCTGGATCACTAACACCAACGCTCTCAAAGTGCTGGGCGAGGATAGGGTAGACCTGATGCTCTGGGATACAGGGATCCAGCTTTACGCAAACGTATATTATACCACGGACAAGGAGTTGGCAGAGCATCCGAAGGAACTTGCCGGATGGATGGCAGCAACCGCCCGTGGATGGGGCTATGCCCGCGCCCACCAGGAAGAGGCCGTGAACCTTCTGGTCGAAGCCTTCCCCAATCTCGATAAGGCCAGCGAGATGGAGGCAATCGGTCCTTTGATGAAGTTCGCCTTCAATGAAACCACCAAGACGGGCGGCTGGGGAGCAATGACCAAGGAGAACTGGTCTGCCCAGATCAAGTCCTATGCGGATCTCGGACAGTTCAAGGAAAAAGTGCCAACAGTGGACGATGTCATGACCCTGTCTGTGCTCGAGGCGACAGCCGATATCCGCAAACAGGTGGGATAA
- a CDS encoding ArsR/SmtB family transcription factor, whose amino-acid sequence MAKHDPTLSLLFHALADPTRRSMLTKLAEGPVSVTDLAEPTRLQLPTVMRHLSVLEEAGLITTAKDGRVRTCAIVPEAFDPTRTWLKQQEALWDARLEGLDSFVMKTMKGCEK is encoded by the coding sequence ATGGCTAAGCATGATCCCACTCTCTCGCTCTTGTTCCACGCGCTTGCGGACCCGACGCGTCGATCAATGTTGACCAAGCTCGCCGAGGGGCCGGTCAGCGTGACTGATCTCGCGGAACCGACGAGACTGCAACTGCCAACTGTGATGCGGCATCTCTCGGTGCTGGAGGAAGCGGGGCTGATAACCACGGCGAAGGATGGACGGGTTCGGACCTGCGCCATCGTGCCTGAGGCATTTGATCCCACCCGAACATGGCTCAAGCAGCAAGAAGCGCTTTGGGACGCTCGGCTGGAAGGGCTGGACTCCTTTGTGATGAAGACAATGAAAGGGTGTGAGAAATGA
- a CDS encoding SDR family oxidoreductase: MPHILINNAGIDSKPNGDADQNAPFEDYPQKYWDEVIDTNLTGVMLTTQVIGSKMAEPGRGSIIMVGSMYGLVSPNQALYAYREARDGKPFIKAISYAASKSGLVNMTRYLATYWAKKGVRVNLVTFGGVRTGSFDKEFIDAFLERVPMGRQAEIEEFGPIVHFLGSDASTYMTGANLVLDGGFTAW; the protein is encoded by the coding sequence GTGCCGCACATCCTCATCAACAATGCCGGCATCGACAGCAAGCCGAATGGCGATGCAGACCAGAATGCCCCATTCGAGGACTATCCGCAAAAATACTGGGACGAAGTGATCGACACCAACCTCACGGGCGTGATGCTGACCACCCAGGTGATCGGCAGCAAAATGGCCGAGCCCGGTCGCGGCTCCATCATCATGGTCGGCTCAATGTATGGTCTTGTGTCGCCTAACCAAGCGCTCTATGCCTATCGCGAAGCCCGCGACGGAAAGCCGTTCATCAAGGCGATCTCCTACGCCGCCTCGAAATCCGGCCTGGTGAACATGACTCGCTATCTCGCCACCTATTGGGCGAAGAAGGGCGTACGAGTCAATCTCGTAACCTTCGGCGGCGTCAGAACCGGCTCTTTCGACAAGGAGTTCATCGATGCATTCCTTGAGCGGGTCCCCATGGGCCGCCAGGCAGAGATCGAAGAGTTTGGCCCGATCGTGCATTTTCTCGGCTCCGACGCCTCCACTTACATGACCGGCGCCAACCTGGTTCTTGACGGCGGCTTCACCGCCTGGTGA
- a CDS encoding PAS domain-containing protein: MTKATDDSRDWSMPCRNIYQMLDNLFLVFAGNTVKHCQVGAKKVSVSRKVRLTKTVKRLKVAAANVCCQDQRLKRFQSTRPSLRVSEIEIELRLFRSSRTDRLNEYSVASCVNAISIIFATSATGCAIAQDLAAATKLSHSADARSPGVAIVFVNEAFLKLTGYDRLEVIGRNCRFLQGPATNGDDIAQIRLALASASPLKLISSTTKRMAPPFWNRLFIKPVFHNARSHILLDSPLSLRCLATT, from the coding sequence ATGACGAAGGCCACTGACGACAGCCGTGATTGGAGCATGCCCTGCCGCAACATCTATCAGATGCTGGACAACCTGTTCCTTGTATTCGCCGGGAATACGGTGAAACATTGTCAGGTGGGCGCGAAGAAAGTTTCGGTCTCGCGGAAAGTTCGCCTGACGAAGACGGTCAAACGGCTCAAGGTCGCTGCCGCAAATGTGTGCTGTCAGGATCAGCGGCTTAAGCGTTTTCAAAGTACCAGACCGTCCTTGCGCGTGTCAGAAATTGAGATCGAGCTGCGGTTGTTCCGCAGCAGCCGCACCGACCGTTTGAATGAATATTCGGTTGCAAGCTGCGTCAATGCGATATCGATAATCTTCGCAACATCTGCCACGGGTTGCGCTATTGCCCAAGATTTGGCCGCTGCAACAAAACTGTCCCATAGCGCCGACGCCCGAAGCCCGGGCGTTGCCATCGTCTTTGTCAATGAGGCATTCCTGAAGCTAACAGGCTATGATCGCTTAGAGGTCATAGGCAGAAATTGCCGCTTCTTGCAGGGGCCGGCAACGAATGGCGACGACATCGCCCAGATACGCCTTGCTCTTGCTTCCGCGTCACCATTGAAATTGATCTCCTCAACTACAAAAAGGATGGCACCCCCCTTTTGGAACCGCCTGTTCATCAAGCCCGTATTCCATAACGCCAGATCCCACATTTTGCTCGACAGCCCGTTAAGTTTACGATGCCTTGCAACCACTTGA
- a CDS encoding 2'-5' RNA ligase family protein — protein sequence MTMFHRIPGEYKEQVVQHLIDVAAGHAPITAVVSGLRHLGAGVAFSIVSPELQAIHAILRRAFMPWLGGQDMQKWQPHITIQNKVSKLAADSLHAALTREFQPHTIEIIGLDLWRYLGGPWQHESLAIFGQVR from the coding sequence CTGACAATGTTTCACCGTATTCCCGGCGAATACAAGGAACAGGTTGTCCAGCATCTGATAGATGTTGCGGCAGGGCATGCTCCAATCACGGCTGTCGTCAGTGGCCTTCGTCATCTCGGTGCGGGTGTCGCGTTTTCGATTGTCAGTCCAGAGCTTCAGGCCATCCACGCCATACTGAGGCGAGCCTTCATGCCATGGCTGGGTGGGCAGGACATGCAAAAATGGCAGCCCCACATCACAATCCAGAACAAGGTCTCGAAACTGGCAGCGGATTCCCTTCATGCAGCGCTAACGAGAGAGTTTCAGCCGCATACGATCGAGATTATCGGCCTTGATCTTTGGCGGTATCTCGGCGGTCCGTGGCAGCACGAAAGCTTAGCCATATTTGGCCAAGTTCGCTGA